From the genome of Loxodonta africana isolate mLoxAfr1 chromosome 4, mLoxAfr1.hap2, whole genome shotgun sequence:
gaagaaatgGAACAACAGGGATGAATGGCATCATTGTATTGAATGTACTACAAAAGTGATCTCCAAGCTTTCTTTCGAACCCATCACTCAAATATCCATGTATTTAATCAGCATGATAAAATCATTGTCATTTAATTTGAGGATGCCATCTCTTTTGATTTGCCAAAGAAGGCCATAATTGAAGAAGCATTCTAATGCCTGAGGGAAGGCGTGAACTTGAGAGCTCCTGCTCGCATTCTCAGCATCCTCTTTTCTCTTCTGAGAGGGAAATATAAGTTCTGCAAGATCCGAAATCTTGTCCCACCTGTTTAGTGCTATATTCAGGTGCTAAAACAAAACTCTGGCACGTTGCaatcactcagtaaatatttcttgaataaataatGATGACAAGACTTGAATGGAAGCAAGGGAAATACGTTAAGGATGTATTTTACCTTCTTACTTCCTCTTTCACCTTGTACCTGAGGGCTCTTCATGCCCCCTCTTATTTCCTTAATCATTCAGATAGCAATCCCAGGTGTGCTGTGAGTTCTGTGACACCAAACTGGATTATATCTAATTAAAAGGGAGAAGGCGTTTTCATAAGAATTTCTGCAGAAAATGTTATGGAGTACAATGAGGAAATGACttataaatattaaaagcatACAAAGTCTTATATTATTGACCTTTCTGAGACATCTTATAAAAGGAATGCAGGTCATGCAATGAAATCTGATTGTACAATGACAACTAGTGTAGAGATGATGAATAGGCATCTCTTCTTCAAGCAGGAATTCTGTAATATTTTCTACATCTAAGGTATTTCCCCTCATTGAGAAATTTCCCCAACCTACACATACCATTAAGTGACATAAAGTTCTTAGTCTTTTTTTGATCAGCCTGGGCAAAGCCGTGATCAATTTCAGTACTACTTGAGGTAATTTTTAGGAATCACATTTGTATCCGAGAGTGACCTCAGTTATTTTATGTGCTTCTTCCAACTCCAGTCTGAGGCTTCAAAACATGCCACAATGTCGTCCTCTTATGTTCCCTCTTAGAGAGGAGAATGGATGAAGGAGAGAGAGCTTCATTCTCCAGAAAAGAAGCTCGATGTTTATCTTTCATGAATCTACtgcattttaaaatattggtTCTATCTAACTGTACTAAGGTCCAGCCAGGTAAGAGGAGATGGCTAATCTCTTTTTGAATCTCAAAAATGTATTTAACTTTGCCCATCATCATCCAAAGCTTTTACAAACTGGACACAACCAGCTATTTTGAGGAAGGAGATTTATGGATATAGACTCTGCTTGCTAATGAGTTATGACTCAGGCAAATTGATCAACCCAATTACTAATACATGCATATTATAGATGCATGCTCAATTAATTATTGAAAATGAAATTAGCACATTTAGTGGAATTTTGTTGGCTTTTAAATcgtattaaatgagaaaaagaggaaggctttggataataaatttctttttttttccagaagtgttTTGAAATGTTCGGAAAATATGCACATTCTATGGATGAATATTTGGAAGCATTATGAAGCTATAAAGTATATCTGAGAAACTAGATGATATTCATAAAATGTAAGAACATTTGTATATGAATGGCAAAGTataaatgtatattttcaccCAGATACAACTTGGATAAATGCTTTCATCATCTTATAGAAAGAATTAACAGCTTCTAGGtccaagttggaaaccctggtggtgtagtggttaagtgctacagctggtaaccaaatagttggcagttcaaatccaccaggcagtccttggaaactctatggggcagttctactctgtcctataggatcgctttgagtcagaattgcctcgatggcactgggttaggttttttgTGCTTTGGTTAGGTCCAAGTTAATCTTATTACTGTCCTCCCATACATTTTCTGTCCCCCAACTATAGGTCCATTCAATTTTTTCACACTATGCTTGGTTTTGATCTCTAAAAGTCAGCTTATGCTAACCAACCAAATGCCCATCAAATGCCCAAATTATTAATTATAGCTATTGTTTTTTTCAACCTTCTCAattcttaatattttaatttgttaCATGTCCTGAGATAATGGATGCCTGGACAGTTGCAGATATCACTCAACTGAAGGCCCTAAATTCAAGGCTTGTTCTCCTTGAATCAAGCCATTAACACTAAGAATGTCAATGTCAGTGAAAGACATCCAGCACTTGAAAATCtggctgtttttcttctctacttATATCACATGTCAAGATGAACtctttgttgttagttaccatttaGTAGATTCtgttcatggtgatcccatgtattcagagtagaactactctatagggttttcaaggctgttacctttttGAACCAGATATCCAGGCTTgtattctgaggtgcctttgggtgagttcaaaccaccaaccttgcagcTAGTAGTTTaatacttaactgtttgcaccactcaggggctccacGAGATAAACTAAACCCAAATAATGTCCCAAAAGTGAATAAgttaatttaaaagaaagaagaaactatCTCCATTGTCTTTGTGATTTTCCCATTAAGTCTTTTTACTTAATCCTAAAAACGAACTAGGAAATAATGCAGGAATATCCTGAACTTTTTACATTGAAAAGGAGAGCTCTGGAGTACCCAATTTTGTTTCATACCATGGTTTAAGGTGCAGTAAAGAATTTCCAGTTACTCTTAAAAAACTGGAGCCTGAACATTGAATATTCCCAACAAGTGAGAAATGTTCTCTGGCCTTCTAGAATCCACATCATGAGTACTTCATAtggccagagaagcagattttaTTTAAATGCATTTCCTTTTTATATCACTGAGAATTTTCATAATCCAGCCTGAGATAAATGCATTAATTGATAAATGCATAAATTTATTATTCTTAATAAAGTAAGATTAAAAGAAGGGAAACTACATagcttgattttttcttttttctgatcataatagaaatatattttagGACAAAGTCTAGCTTGATGAATCtacagaataggaagaaacaaTGTGTGTGgtaatgtcatgaaagatgattATGGGTTATTCAGATTTAAGCTCGGCCACAGAGCGTTAATAGTCTCTTACTTCTTTGTGAGAAATGCAATTTTTTTAACAGTGTCTTTGAAGGCTTCTTTGACTAGTTTGTTTCGAAGTGTATAAATGAATGGGTTAAGCAAAGGGGCAACAGAAGTGGCTAGCATTGACACCATCTTATTAAGGGCCACTCCTTCCTTTGCTGAAGGCTTGATGTAGATGAAGATGCAGCTGCCATAGGTCATGGAAACCACAATCATGTGAGAAGAACATGTAGAAAAGGCCTTTTTTCTTTGTTGGGCAGAAGGGaattttagaatggtcttgacaATGCATGTGTATGAAAGAACCACACCAATTAGGGTAATAATTAGTGTTACCACGGCAAAACCCAAGGCAATTTCTTCTATAAGCATTGTGTCTGAGCAGGATATCTGTAAAACAGGATACGTATCACAGCCAAAACTATCAATGAGATTTGAGTCACAGAATTCCAGCTGGAGACCCATACTAAAAGGTAGGAGGATGATCAACAGGCCAGCAAACCAGGAGCAGAGAACAAGGGTAGTGCAGACCTTACTGTTCATGATGattgtgtaatgcaggggcttacagatggccacatagcgatcataggACATGGCAGCAAGGAGAAAAAATTCGGTGGCTCCAAAGAGGACAACAAAAAACATCTGTGTGGCACAAGCATTGTAGGTAATCGTTTTATCTCCAGTTGCCAGGGTGTACAGAAATCTGGGCACACAGACAGTGGTGAATAACACTTCCAAGAAAGAGAAATTTCggaggaaaaaatacatgggagTCTTAAGGTGAGAATCTAAAAGTGTGAGGGTGATAATTGTCAGGTTCCCAGTTACACTCAAAATGTAggtgagaaataaaaatatcaaaagcACAATGTGTAGAATTGGGTCATCTGTCAACCCCAGCAGGATGAATGTTGTTATGGCGGTATGATTTCTCATCACTACCTGTGTCAGGTCAAGAGCGATTGGCTCTGAAGAGAGAAGGGCTGTAAGAAGGAAGCTAGCGTGGAACCTGAATGAAAGATGTAAGCAGTATTATTCTAGTGCATTTTACATTTGGATAATGGAAGTTTActggaaatatttaaatatgaatcTTAGGTTTATAATTCCCTGATTAGAAACTCTTTATAAAGCTggcaactaaaacaaaaaacaagtcaCTCATCACATACCTTGTTTCATACACTATTTCTCAATATTATTGCCTTGTGGCACagctattaaaacaaacaaaaaaaaacacaactcatagcacagctattaaaaaaaaataacacaccctattttacagattattaccttttttttaaacatttttgttttgttttgtttccagtcacctttttctttgcttttcccatCTTACTGAACTGCTCACTTTTTATAACAGGGTAGGATTTGTCCAGTAGTATTTTATGCTGGTCTCTGATTGTATTTAACATAAGCAAAATATCTTCAAAGGGTTAGATCATGTCTTTGTACTTTAAATTATCTCAGGTTGGggagaaaaaaagtttaaaatacaaGGTTATATCTTTGTTTTATCTTTCCTATATTTAATCAAATGAAAGCATTTCTAACCAGGTAAAGTGGTTgcttgttgtggctgttgttaggtgccattgagttggttccaactcatagcgaccctacgtcaacaggatgaaacaccgcTCCGTCCCCACAatctggtcctgcgctatcctcacaatcgctgttttgcttgagcccatttttgcagccactgtgtcaacccatctaattgaggatcttcttttttgctgaccctatactttaccaaacacgttgtccttctccagggattggtccctcctgataacatggttgCATAGGCGGAGGGTTTCCCGAAGAGATGTGAGGAGCCTTTTTGCTGGAATATGCCTGGTTTGTGCTGTCCTGGTGCTTTGAGCCATGGCCACAACCCGGAAGGAATGGTCTTTGGTACTTGCTTTTTCTGCCAGCCTGCTCATCTTGGGCATTCTCCTCAGCAGTACCCAGACGTTCAGAATCTGTCTCAGATACATTTCAGTGACCCTTCCTTTTGAtaattttttctgttctcttcctCAAATCACCTTTTCCTATTAATATACCTGCCAACTCACTAACTCTACAGTTCTTTGAATTCTTAATATATGCAATCTTTCTAAACAATACCCATGAACAAACTGATCCATATGATCCAagttttatacacaaattttaaTAAACCCAGTTTTTCCTTGGCATTTGCCATTGTCAGGACGTCCTACCAGTTTTCCGCCTCCTTGGATTCTAATATTTACGTTTTCCCAGTTATTATTCCATTTGCTGGGGGCTCAGGAAGATCTCCTAGCCTTCCTGTCAAAACTTTCTTTCAGTTTGATTCACATTGTTAGGAGCCACTCTCAAACATCCATCCTGTAAAAGAAGGTCTGGTAAATGTGTTCTCACTGGGGATGCCATTAATGAAAAATAACTTAATATATTGACTCATAATATGTCTTCGTGTTTTATTAGTGGGAATTGATTTTGAAATGAGCAATTTTAGGTGTAACTCAGGGGTTTTCAGGGAAACCCTATCTACCCAATTCTTCCCAATGTGTgtgagaataaaaaatacattagaTTTCCTTACTTCTCTTCTTTACTATTGCTCAAGTAAATaatcaacattcattcattcagataaatatttaatgatcACCTATTATTTACAGAGCATAACATCAAAGACTGGAGATCTAACCATGAACAAGTCTCTCTCCAAAGGAGACTTAACTCTTCCGATGGGAGATAATATTTCATTTCAGTGTATGATCAGAGACATAGTAAGAtaacaatgaaaatgaaattttGTATTTGGGGTAATAACtagcccattgttgtcgagttgattctgactcatagtaaccattcaggacagagtagaactgtcccatagggtttccaaggctgtaaatctttacagaagcgggctgccgcatctttctcccatggagtggttggtgggttggaatcaatgattttttgattagcagtagagtgcttaaccactgtaccaccaggactcctctggggtgaaaattattattattattattccttgaCAATCACTCTTCATTATactggtgtcgctatgagtcggagttgactcaagggcaatgggttattcctattttactgtcTTACTCAGTTCCTCTAGGCTTTTTTTCTATTAAAGTTGGCAGTGTCAGCTGTCACCTTAACCTGAGTTAGCAAGATGCGTTGCTCAGGGTTCACATAGATTTTATGGAATCAAGAAACCTAAATCCCCTCGTGGGAGAAATGGTTCACTGGAGACATGGTATCTTGTGAAGTACTGTGAAGCCACACAGAAGATTTTGATAGGCCTACTgagtgatggaaaccctggtggcttagtggttaagagctatgtttgctaacccaaaggtcagcagtttgaatccatcgggAGCTCcctagaaaccgtatgggggagttctactccatcctatagggctgctataagtcggaatcaactggacttcAACAGGTACTAAATGATGGGTCAGGCTGATATCTACATTTCTAATTCTTGTTTCCTTTcagccttctttctttcctttctttcttcctaccaTGTTACCATtccaattgctgtcgagtcagttctgactcatggtcatctcgtgtgtgtcatagtagaacggTTTTCCATAGTGTTTTGAACGACATATTTTaaggaagtaaatcaccagtccttccctctgaggtgcctctgggcggaccAAACTATCAATCTTGGaccaaactaccaatctttcagttagcatccaagtgtgttaaccttttATCTTTGTACTGGTCATAGAcattttttctctattcttcCTTTTTCTACAAAGTTCCTAGGCTCTAAAATTATTGTCTGTTTCCACTTTTGAAGATTCTTAATCTCTAATTTTGATAGGAATGacttgagaaaaaaatcactttaGAATTTTAATGCCTGTTAGTTTAACGTGTTAGATAAATAATATAATCTTGTTTTAATACATGAAACTTGTTAAATCAAAATTAGTTCTAGCAATGAAGCTAATCTTGTGGTGAGAGACCATTTGAATATAAGgctgcttgtttttctttttgtccacCTGAAGCCACATCACATTCACATTTTAGTTAGACTACAGGTGGTTTCCTTGAAAATTGAaagctacttttttttaaaatataatttggaTCATTCAAAGTTTGAAAAAACAATTTCATTAAATAAACAATATATTTTGCCACCTCCCCAAGGTAGTGTTTTCATTGACATCAACAGGTAGATCTTGAGGAGCTAACCTATACAAAGCTACCTCCTCTCACTGCCACTTTGGGAGCTACAAGTGTGATTGAGGTtcagcttttctcttttattgaaTCCCTATTTaataaattcttttatatatttcaGACACCGTGACCTCACTTATGTTTGGAACAATCCTCAATCAgtcttcatttgggaataggattccTATAGACTGGAATATTTGAAGTCCAAGAAGGAGTTGAACAGCACTTCCCAGGTTCCCTGTAAGGTCATTTCTAATCCTCATGTTCTTTAATTCTTATGACACTGTGGGATATTTTGGGAGGAGAATGTCTTTTCTTTTGCCCTTCATATTTTGCCTCTTAAGTAATAACAGTCTCTTCAACGGATATttacagcagtttttttttttctaaagatagGTTGATCATGGCAGGAAAACTCTAACATGAGATTTGTTCAGAATAACAACATATTAGCAATAACCgttgactccttttttttttgcagtctcAATTGCAATGAACTGAAATCAGATTTTTTAGCCTCTGTCTATGTTTAGAGAGTATGGAAAAATATGACAATTGCATACTTACTTTTCTGACAGTGCTTCATCAGAAGCCCTTGATGGAACCACAATTTGAAGGGCAGCAGGCTGGTGGGGAGGCTTGTGTACGCTCCTGTCCACACCTCGTATCATCggtctccattcagctccattctgTCCAGAAgcttgtgcacacacacacggacagacagacacacacacacacagtcacaaaaACACACCCTCTAGCGGGCAAGTCTTCCAATAAACAGTCCTAGCTTAGATTTTTATTGTCCTGATATATTGAGACCCATGTCAACCTCCTGTTCTCTTAGCAAGTCTAAATGGCACCTGATCCTAGATTTCCCAGTACTCTCTTtgttcaaaaggaagaaaagggtaGTGCAGAGAGAAAGCAACTCCTCTCCCTGGTTTTGGAAGAGGGGCACATCTGATCTTCCTGCCGAGGAGGCAGCATGACCTGCAAATTCTTTAACAGCAGCATATCTTTTATATGTTTGGTATGCTACCAGTGCACTGGGAACATCTGAGTGAACAAGAAAGTATTCCTTGGTGACCCAATTTCAAAAGTTACTAATGAGGTGGCAGTGGAATCAACGACGCAAAAGTCACAGGTAGCAGTGGGAACCGTGTTCTCCTCTGGGATATGGAGAGTGGTCTGATGTAGTGTGAATTCCATtatctcttttttgttgactctttATATTTCCTCAGGTTTTGATCCTGGTCTTCAATCTGAAtttatattatctttttttttttttattattattaacttttattgagcttcaagtgaacgtttacaaatcaagtcagtctgtcacatataagttaatatacatctgactccttactcccacctgctctccccctaatgagtcagcccttccagtctctcctttggtgaaaactttgccagcctccaactctctctatcctcccatcccccttccagacaggagatgccaacacagtctcaagtgtccacctgatataattagctcactcttcatcagcacctctctcccacccactgtccagtccctttcatgtctgatgaattgtcttcggggatggttcccgtcctgtgccaacataaggtttggggaccatgaccgccaggattcctttagtctcagtcagaccattaagtatagtctctttgtgagaatttggggtctgcatcccactgatctcctgctccctcaggggttctttttgtgctccctgtgagggccgtcatcgattgtggccgggcacgaactagttcttctggtctcagattaatgtaggtctctggttcatgaggccctttctgtctcttgggctcttagttgtcgtgtgaccttggtgttcttcattcacctttgatccaggtgggttgagaccaactgatgcatcttagatggctgcttgttagcatttaagaccccagacgccacatttcaaagtgggacgcagaatgttttcataatagaattattttgccaattgacttagaagtccccttaaaccatggttcccaaacccccacccttgctccgctgacctttgaagtattcaatttatcccggaaacttctttgcttttggtccagtccagtccagttgagctgaccttccatgtattgagtgttgtccttcccttcacctaaacctgttcttatctgctaattaatcagtaaaaaaccctctccctccctccctccccccgtcttaaccacaaaagtatgtgctcttctcagtttatactatttctcaagatcttataatagtggtcttatacaatatttgtccttttgcctctgactcatttcgctcagcataatgccttccaggttcctccatgttatgaaatgtttcacagattcgtcactgtgctttatcgatgcgtagtattccattgtgtgaatataccacaatttatttacccattcatccgttgacggataTCTTGGTTGcttcagctttttgctattgtaaacagagctgcaataaacatgggtgtgcatatatctgtttgtgtgaaggctcttgtttctctagggtatactctgaggagtgggatttctgggttgtatggtagttctatttctaactgtttaagataacgccagatggatttccaaagtggttgtaccatttttacattcccaccagaagtgtataagagttccaatctctccacagcctcttcaacatttattattttgtgttttttggattaatgccagccttgttggagtgagatggaatctcatcgtagttttaatctgcatttctctaatggctaatgatcgagagcattttctcatgtatctcttagctgcctgaataacttctttagtgaagtgtgtgttcatatcctttgcccacttcttgattgggttgtttgtattgttgtggttgagttttgacaaaatcatatagattttagagatcaggcgctggtcggagatgtcatagctgaaaattctttcccagtctgtaggtggtctttttactcttttggtgaagtctttagatgagcataggtgtttgatttttaggagctcccagttatttggtttctcttcatcatttttggtaatgttttgtattctgtttatgtcttg
Proteins encoded in this window:
- the LOC104847090 gene encoding olfactory receptor 6C2-like, with protein sequence MRNHTAITTFILLGLTDDPILHIVLLIFLFLTYILSVTGNLTIITLTLLDSHLKTPMYFFLRNFSFLEVLFTTVCVPRFLYTLATGDKTITYNACATQMFFVVLFGATEFFLLAAMSYDRYVAICKPLHYTIIMNSKVCTTLVLCSWFAGLLIILLPFSMGLQLEFCDSNLIDSFGCDTYPVLQISCSDTMLIEEIALGFAVVTLIITLIGVVLSYTCIVKTILKFPSAQQRKKAFSTCSSHMIVVSMTYGSCIFIYIKPSAKEGVALNKMVSMLATSVAPLLNPFIYTLRNKLVKEAFKDTVKKIAFLTKK